GCCCACGACCTGGTCTCCCTGGTCGACGGGTTCGCCACTGGCGGCCCGCGCCACTGGCGTGCCCGGCTGGCACGCCGACGTCAACAGGACCGGCTGGCGCACCTGATCGAGGAGGTGCGTTCCGGGACGACCGCCGTGCCACGGGAGTCGGCGGTCGACGTGGTGGCACGCCACCACGATGCCGACGGAAGAGCACTGAGCCCCCGCGTCGCCGCGGTGGAACTGCTCAACGTCATTCGCCCCACCGTCGCCGTGTGCTGGTTCCTCACGTTCTCCGCGCACGCACTGCACCGCTGGCCCGCGCACCGGGAACCGTTGAGCGAGGACGACCCCACCCACGTCGAGGGCTTCGCCCAGGAAGTCCGCCGCTTCTACCCGTTCGCACCGTTCGTCGGCGGCAGGGCGGTACGGGACCTGAGCTGGCACGGCGAACCGATCCCCGCGGGCACACTCGTGCTGCTCGACCTGTACGGGCAGAACCACGATCCCGAGCTGTGGAACGCCCCCCACACGTTCGACCCGCGGCGTTTCCTCGACCGACCGGTCGACCGCGACGAGTTGGTTCCCCAGGGAGGGGGCGACCCGGACACCACGCACCGGTGCCCGGGAGAGGACGTGACCCTCGCGCTGCTGCGGGCTCTCGTTCCCCGGCTGGCACGGATGAAGTACGAGGTGCCGGAGCAGGATCTGACGATCTCCCTGCGCCGCTTGCCCGCTCGTCCGCGGAGCGGCTTCGTCATCGACTCCGTCCGCCCGGCGGAGCGGTGAACGTCCCGAGGGACCGACGGCGACGGGAGCGGGCCCGGGCGGAGGGCACCGCCCGGCAACCGGAGAGGTCCGCGAGCGGGCCCGCTCCCGTCCCGGGGATCAGGTCAGGCCGAGTTGCGACGAGCAGGACGGCCAGGCGCCGTAGCCCCCGCGCTCATCGCGGACCTTGGTCGCGATCGCGATCTGCTGCTCCCGCGTCGCCTGGTGGGGGTAGGCGGCGTACTGATCGCCGTCGTAGGCGTTCCAGGTCGACTTGTCGAACTGGATGCCGCCGTAGTAGCCGTTCCCGGTGTTGATGTGCCAGTTGCCACCGGACTCGCACTCGGCCAGCTTGTCCCAGACACCGCTGTTCGGGGGCTCCTTGCCACCGATGCGGACGACCTTCGGCTCGGCTTCCTTGGCGACGCGCTCGTCGATGGACTCGCGTTTGACCTCGTCCCCGTTGTGCTTCGTCACGCGGAAGAAGACGATCTTCTCGCCTGCCTGGCCCTGCTTCTCGACCTTGCGCTCGCCCTTGAGCATCGTGTCGTCCACGATCTCTTTGACCGGGGGTTCGATCGACTCGCGGACGTTGACCGTGGAAGTGCTGGTGCGGTCGATCCGCACCTCGGCACCATCGGTGATCTTCTTGTCCCCGCCCGGGGTGACGTTGTCGTCACCGTCGACCTTGATGCCCTGCTGACGCAGCAGCTCGTCGACGGTCACCGCCGTGGTGGTCAGCCGGCGCGACTCCTTGCCGCCGTCGGCGATGCTGATCGACTTGGAGGTCTTGACCTCCAGGTTCATGCCGTCCTCGGGGACCTGCGTGGTCCTCTTCGCCGACACCCAGGAACCGTCCGTGGGCACGCCGAGCTGCCGGAGCGCCTGTCCGACGGTCACCGAGCGAACCCATTCCTCGCGGGTCTCGCCGTCGACGGTGAGCTCGATCTTCCTGCCCTGGTCGAGGGTGATGGTCTCGCCCTGCGAGATCTTGGAATCGAGGGACGGACTCAGCGCGTCGTGCTTGTCGACCTCGATGCCCTCGTTCTCGAGGACCTCACCCACGGTCGAGTCGTAGGTGCTGACCTGGCGCTCCTGGCCGTCGACCTCGAGGGTGACGGACTTGTCCATCGCGGCGGCGGCGCCACCGGTCCCTCCGATCGAGAGCACGACGGCGGCCACCGCGCTCTTGAGGAAACGGCGTTTCCAGGTGCTGATCGCCTCGGCGAGTTCGGGGGACGGCTCGTCGAGGTCCTCCTCCGCGCCCAGCGTCTCGGGCAGCGACAGCGGGGGCATGACCGTCGTCTCGGCGTTGAGCAACCGGATGAGCTCGTCGACCTCGAGATCGGCATCGGCCATCAGGTCCTCGACGTCGGGGCCGAGGACCTCGTAGACGTCCTCAGGGGTGATGCTGAGAGTCCCCGAGGGGAGGCTCGGGTGGTCCTCCTGAGCCGGATAGGGCTGGTGGGTTCGGGTCTGCTCCTCTGGGCGTTCCAGCACACCGACCGCGGTGTGCGTTTCGGGCGCGACAGCGGGGGTGAACCAGTCGGTTCCGTCGAGCGAGTCACCCCAGTGGGCGGAGTGGTGATCGATCGAAGCGTTCCGACCGAAATAGCCGCGTTCGTTCACAGGGTCGTTACCTCCCGAAGGCGGGAAGGCGCACCCGGCCAGGTTGGTTCGGCACGTCGAATCAACGTCCTGACCCCCTGCGGGCACGCAACCTTCGTGCTTCGTGTCCGTATCCGACTCCCGTAGCCAGCGCCGCCATAGCCCACTGCCGCGTCCGCGTCCACTCTCGAACCCGGGCCGCGCCAGCGGAACTACCCCGACGTACACCGGCGAAGACTGCGGGCGTAATCCATGACCGTCGTCATCGGTTTACGAGTTCGAGACTCTAGCGTGATGATCTGCGTGCTGCCAAGGATCACGAAATCGTTGTGATCCGAGTTACCGCGCCGAAAATCGGCATCCCTGCGCAAGTGGTATCGGGACACTCACCCGGACGAGTCCGAATACCGGCGCCGATCCGATTCCGCGCCCCATTACGCACAGATCTCGACACCAAGCGTGGCCGGTTCGATTGTTTTGATAACACTTTTTCGCGCCTTCGGGCGACGTTCCCCCGCGAAGCGCGAGCGGTCGTCACCGCGGAAGACCCAACTCGCGGGCACACGCCGGCCAGGCCCCGTAGTCCCCGTGCGCCTCGCGGAGCCCCCGCGCCACGGTGATCTGCTCGGTCTTGGAGGCGCGGTGCGGGTACCGTGCGTACCGCTCGCCGCCGTAGGCCTCCCAGGTACCGCGCATGAACTGCAGCCCCCCGTAGTAGCCGTTCCCGGTGTTGATGTGCCAGTTTCCACCGGACTCGCACCGGGCCAGTCGCTCCCAGACACCGGTGCTCTCCCGGTGTTCCGCGGCGGCAGCCGCCGGTACGGCCGTGGTCGACATCGCCACGAGGACGATCGCGATACGAAGGACGCTCCGAGTTGTCATGGCAACCTCTCCGCCGTGCTTCCGGGAGCGGAGAGCCAACCGCCGTCAGCCACCGTGACGGCGCGGTTCCCGAGGGAGTACCCAGTCGATCAAAACTCCGTACGCTGCGTTGATCGACCCACCGCTCGTTCCGACAGACCCTCCATCCCGGCTTCCACATTGGACGGTAGGAGCACACTGCCGCAGTGCAACTCGACGCACTCGTAACTGATCGTCTTTACCTGCGAAGCGTGATCAGTACTCAGGAGCCCACTACACGATCGAGTTGGAACACTCGCTCGGCAGTGGTACACACGGCCACTGCCAGCTCCTCGACCGTTTCCCCACGCAGTTCGGCAAGGTCACGAACGGTGTAATTCACGCAGTAGGGCTCGTTGGGACGCCCGCGGAAGGGGTGCGGGGCGAGGAACGGAGCGTCCGTCTCCACCAGCATCTGCCCGGCCGGAACCGACGCCGCGGCCTCCCGGAGCCCCCGCGCGTTCGCGTTGCGGAACGTCGCGGTCCCGGCGAAGGAGAGGATGTAGCCCGCATCGACGCACCTGCGTGCGAACTCGGCGTCCCCGGAGAAGCAGTGGAAGATCACCGTCTCGGGAGCGCCCTCCTCCTCGAGGATGCGCACGATGTCCTCGTGCGCGTCCCGATCGTGGATCATCAACGGCTTACCCGTCTCCTTGGCCAGTCCGATGTGCCACCGGAAGGCCTCCTGCTGCGGTTCGGGCGGGGAGAAGTCCCAGTAGTAGTCCAACCCGGTCTCGCCCACCGCGACCACGCGCGGATCGCGCACGAGCTCCCGCAACGTTTTCCGCTCGGTCTCGCCGAAGTCCTTCGCGCGGGTCGGGTGCAGCGCCACGGCCGAGTGGACACGTTCGTCCCAGCCCGCGGCCTCGACCGTCCAGCGCGCCGAGTCGAGATCGTCGGCGACCGTCACCACGCGGCCGATCCCGGCGGCCTCGGCGCGGTCCACCATGCTGTGGACCTCCTCGGCGCTCGACGCACCGCAGGCGTCGAGATGCGTGTGCGCGTCGACCACCGGAACCGACAGCGGTTCCGGTTCCGGAGGCGGTGTTCGCTTGTCGCCCTTGCTCACTTCGATTTCCCTCGCAGACGTTCATCGGAACGGAGACAACCGCACCCTTCACCGGGCCCCGTACCGGTGCCGGTGTGTCGACGACCGGCCTGGTGCTTCCGACACGGCAAGCGCCAGAACACACCCTGAGCAGCTCGCGCCGCCGCGGGCTCTCTCGTGGTGCTCTCGCGAGGACGGCCGGAGATGTTGTGTAGGCCGCTACTCGAGGTGCCCTCCAACGCAGCGAGGCGCCGACTCACGTGCCGGCTACCCGACCACCCACGCAAAGCTCTGTCACGAGTTGTCGGTGCGGAGCGGGGCCCAGTCCGGACCGGTCTCGGCCAGTCCGGGATCGAGCTTGCCGAACAGCGGGGTCGGCTTGCTCAACGGCCTGCCCACCGGAACCGGCTTGGACTCCCAACTCGCCTGCTCGGTGGAGTAGTCGCCCGTCAGGATCGGGTAGGAGCGCTCGGCCACGTCCAGATCGGTCACGTCCTCCATCCGCGGTTGGGCCGCCCAGGTCCCGCTGCCGCCGAGCAGCTCGTGAACCCGCTGGGCCGAGTGCGGCAGGAACGGGGTGAGCAGCGTGTTGGCGTCCGAGACCACCTGCAGCGCGGTGTGCAGGATGGTGTCCCGCCGGTCCGGGTCGTCCTTGCGCTTCCAGGGCTCCTGCTCGGACAGGTACTTGTTGGCCGCCGTGACCACGCGCATGGCCTCGTGGGTGGCCGCGCGGAAACGGGACCGCCGCAGGTGACCCCCGACCACGTCGAAGGCCCCGCGCGCCATGGTCTTCAGCTCCTCGTCCGCCTCCTGGGGAGCACGCGGCTGGGGAACGGCACCCACGTTCTTGGCCGCCAGGGAGACGGCGCGGTTGACCAGGTTCCCCCACTCGTTCGCGAGCTCGAAGTTGATCCGACGGACGAACTCCTCCCAGGTGAAGTCCACGTCGTGCGTCTCGGGACCCGCCGCCGAGATGAAGTAGCGCAACGCGTCCGGGCCGAACTCGCGCACGAAGTCGCGCACGTAGATCACGGTCCCCCGCGACGTGGAGAACTTCGAACCGGTCATGGTGAGGAACTCGCTGGAGGCGATCTCGGTGGGCAGGTTGAGCTCCCCGTACGGGCCCGTCGTGCCGCCCCGGTCGCCCGTGCCGTTGTGCCCCATCAGCAGGGTGGGCCAGATCTGGGCGTGGAAGGTGATGTTGTCCTTGCCCATGAAGTAGACCCGCAGGGCCTCCGGATCGTTCCACCAGGCACGCCACGCCTCCGGGTCGCCGGAACGGCGGGCCCATTCGACGCTGGCCGAGAAGTAGCCGATCACCGCGTCGAACCACACGTAGAGACGCTTCATCGACGGCTCGTCCCAGCCCTCGAGCGGGATCGGCACCCCCCAGTCCAAATCGCGGGTGATCGGCCTGGGGCGCATGTCCTCGACGAGGTTGCGCGTGAAGTTCAGCACGTTGGAGCGCCAGTCGGTGCGTGTGGACAACCACTTGCCCAGCGAGTCGGTGAACGCGGGCAGGTCGAGGAACAGGTGCTCGGTCTCCACGAACTGTGGAGTCTCGCCGTTGATCCTGGACACGGGGTTGCGCAACTCGGCGGCGTCGATCTGGTTGCCGCAGTTGTCGCACTGGTCGCCACGTGCGCCGTCCTGATCGCAGATCGGGCAGGTTCCCTCGATGTAGCGATCCGGCAGGGTGCGACCCGTGGAGGGGCTCACCGCGCCCGTCGTGGTCCGCGGGACTATGTAGTTGTTGTGGTACAGCGCGCGGAAGATGTCCCGCACCACCGCGTAGTGGTTCCCCGTCGTGGTGCGGGTGTAGAGGTCGTAGCTGACCCCGAGCGAACGCATGTCCTCGGCGATCACGCGGTGGTACTTGTCCACCAGCTCGCGCGGAGTGATCCCCTCCTTCTCGGCCTGCACCAGGATGGGGGTTCCGTGCTCGTCGCTTCCGGAGACCATGAGCACCTTGTTCCCGGACATTCGGTGGTACCGCGAGAAGACGTCCGAGGGGACACCGATTCCGGAGACGTG
This genomic stretch from Actinopolyspora halophila DSM 43834 harbors:
- a CDS encoding cytochrome P450, which encodes MKSPRVPVTDSTLSVLTEGYAWLPARWNNAAGPLVRTRLLGQHTVGLRGPEAVRLFYDERNVSRSTAVPEPVLSTLFGHEAVHTLDGRAHRARKAIFRSLLRETDSTNALVEAVTTAWDEESSSWRDRPRVVLFDEASSVLTRGVCRWAGIPLSDDEVRPTAHDLVSLVDGFATGGPRHWRARLARRRQQDRLAHLIEEVRSGTTAVPRESAVDVVARHHDADGRALSPRVAAVELLNVIRPTVAVCWFLTFSAHALHRWPAHREPLSEDDPTHVEGFAQEVRRFYPFAPFVGGRAVRDLSWHGEPIPAGTLVLLDLYGQNHDPELWNAPHTFDPRRFLDRPVDRDELVPQGGGDPDTTHRCPGEDVTLALLRALVPRLARMKYEVPEQDLTISLRRLPARPRSGFVIDSVRPAER
- a CDS encoding resuscitation-promoting factor, which encodes MNERGYFGRNASIDHHSAHWGDSLDGTDWFTPAVAPETHTAVGVLERPEEQTRTHQPYPAQEDHPSLPSGTLSITPEDVYEVLGPDVEDLMADADLEVDELIRLLNAETTVMPPLSLPETLGAEEDLDEPSPELAEAISTWKRRFLKSAVAAVVLSIGGTGGAAAAMDKSVTLEVDGQERQVSTYDSTVGEVLENEGIEVDKHDALSPSLDSKISQGETITLDQGRKIELTVDGETREEWVRSVTVGQALRQLGVPTDGSWVSAKRTTQVPEDGMNLEVKTSKSISIADGGKESRRLTTTAVTVDELLRQQGIKVDGDDNVTPGGDKKITDGAEVRIDRTSTSTVNVRESIEPPVKEIVDDTMLKGERKVEKQGQAGEKIVFFRVTKHNGDEVKRESIDERVAKEAEPKVVRIGGKEPPNSGVWDKLAECESGGNWHINTGNGYYGGIQFDKSTWNAYDGDQYAAYPHQATREQQIAIATKVRDERGGYGAWPSCSSQLGLT
- a CDS encoding transglycosylase family protein translates to MTTRSVLRIAIVLVAMSTTAVPAAAAAEHRESTGVWERLARCESGGNWHINTGNGYYGGLQFMRGTWEAYGGERYARYPHRASKTEQITVARGLREAHGDYGAWPACARELGLPR
- a CDS encoding TatD family hydrolase, whose protein sequence is MSKGDKRTPPPEPEPLSVPVVDAHTHLDACGASSAEEVHSMVDRAEAAGIGRVVTVADDLDSARWTVEAAGWDERVHSAVALHPTRAKDFGETERKTLRELVRDPRVVAVGETGLDYYWDFSPPEPQQEAFRWHIGLAKETGKPLMIHDRDAHEDIVRILEEEGAPETVIFHCFSGDAEFARRCVDAGYILSFAGTATFRNANARGLREAAASVPAGQMLVETDAPFLAPHPFRGRPNEPYCVNYTVRDLAELRGETVEELAVAVCTTAERVFQLDRVVGS
- the metG gene encoding methionine--tRNA ligase; translation: MSTSVLTGVAWPYTNGPRHIGHVSGIGVPSDVFSRYHRMSGNKVLMVSGSDEHGTPILVQAEKEGITPRELVDKYHRVIAEDMRSLGVSYDLYTRTTTGNHYAVVRDIFRALYHNNYIVPRTTTGAVSPSTGRTLPDRYIEGTCPICDQDGARGDQCDNCGNQIDAAELRNPVSRINGETPQFVETEHLFLDLPAFTDSLGKWLSTRTDWRSNVLNFTRNLVEDMRPRPITRDLDWGVPIPLEGWDEPSMKRLYVWFDAVIGYFSASVEWARRSGDPEAWRAWWNDPEALRVYFMGKDNITFHAQIWPTLLMGHNGTGDRGGTTGPYGELNLPTEIASSEFLTMTGSKFSTSRGTVIYVRDFVREFGPDALRYFISAAGPETHDVDFTWEEFVRRINFELANEWGNLVNRAVSLAAKNVGAVPQPRAPQEADEELKTMARGAFDVVGGHLRRSRFRAATHEAMRVVTAANKYLSEQEPWKRKDDPDRRDTILHTALQVVSDANTLLTPFLPHSAQRVHELLGGSGTWAAQPRMEDVTDLDVAERSYPILTGDYSTEQASWESKPVPVGRPLSKPTPLFGKLDPGLAETGPDWAPLRTDNS